Within the Enoplosus armatus isolate fEnoArm2 chromosome 9, fEnoArm2.hap1, whole genome shotgun sequence genome, the region acagaaaaatTAGTAGAGGGGGACTCATGTTATATACTACGAACCAAAATAAGAAAGAGCTAACACCAAATCGTGACTCTTTCCATCCCCAGACTTGAGTCTCTGCGATGAAGTTCATTTGCTTGTGAGAGCGTTGGTAGAAGGCTGTACCTAGATCTGCCTCTGTTGGAGAGCTGCTTCTCTGGAAACTCTCCTCCAGCGCCTTCAGCTGCTCTGATGATTTCCCCTTCACCCTCTCCAGCAGGGGGAACTGGCTGGGGACCACTTTCTTTACAGGACCATCTTTGGGTGCCGGTGTCGCTTCTGCTTTCACCAGCACTGGAGGTGGAGGAACGCCTtcaagagagacacagagagagagacttaaggaccaaaataaaacatttttcaagacCACACAGGTACTATTGTCGGTGTTACTACATGATAAACTGTGctttcaaattattattaatttattggTATGctatgtttttataaatgaaaaCCCACCTCTGAGAACCAAAATAAGCTCGTTTAAAACCTACAGAAAGATATATGATTAACTACAGTCGGggtgttttatcattttagaTGTGTGGCACTGATCACACCACATACCTTTGAGATTAAGGAGCCTCTGTTCACTGAACCACTTCTTTATCTCTCCTCTGGACAGCCCGGTGGTCTCTATCAGCCGGTAGATCTATCAACATAAAATGAAACAGTAAGTGTGGGTGTTTATCAGTGACAGTagtgttcaaaaaaaaaaaaagccagcaaCACTAAATTACAAAGTGAAAGCAAGTATCAATCAGACTTATTTTGACCTTCTAAAAAGGCACagcacaaataaaatgtcatttcactCACTTATTCTTACCTCATCTTCCTCAGGGAAAGGACATTGTGTGTAGCTGGACCTCAGCACTGATAGCTGCTCAGCTGTTTTATTGGGGTCGACTGTGAAACTCAGCACTTTGGGTGACACCAGCTTGGATGTGGCCATGGGCGCAGAGATGGTTTGAATGATGGAGGGTCGTTTACTCTCTGTGGCGATCACAGGCGAGGCCAGGGGCCGTTTGAGCGACTGTGCCACctgtggtgaacatggtgaaagTTTGACTGCCTCAAACATCGTCTGTCAAGTTAAATCAAGCATGTCACGTCTTTAAGAATGgattcatttttcacaattcactgaattcatttttctgCCATACTCCACTGAAAACTGTTCAATTCACAGTTTTATATCAACATTCACATCAGGAGAAGTGAGATGTGTTTACACTCTTTACCAGTTCAGAGTGCACTAGATGGGACCTGGATTCAAACTAACAACCTTCTTGTCCCAAGTCCACCTCTCTATCTCCCTGCCAATGCTGTGGCCCACAGTTGGATTAATACTTATCTCGTTTATCAACATTTCTGGCCCCACATTTTGTACCTGGTTAGCCACAGTGAGTGCCAGCGGTGCACAAGTGACCGTGGAGCCGTTAGCTACAGGAGTCAGCACCAGGCTGGTCTGTCCCAGGAGCTGACAGGGGAGGGACTGCAGGACAGAGGCTGCCGGATGCATGtgtttggaggctgcagtgggGGCAGACAGGTGGGCGGAGGATTGGGAGTTGAGCTGAGGAGTTACTACGGTGAAGGTCTGAGGCACAGAAGAGATTGTACCGttgaacattttcttcctgGCTTCTTCCACCTGTCATAGAAGGAAAGTGCTTGTTACactttacatttaaagaaagaCCATTAATCGCTCTTATATGACTTCTATGACTGCCAAGCTGCAAAGTTATGGATACAATGATACATCTTCGCTATTTTAAATGGTACCAGATAATCAAAAGGATGGTGAAATAGCACGTTTAAAAATGGACAATGAGGtataatttttttaatgaactttattgtttaatttattacaaaaaataaaaattggcACTGCAATGACAGGTCTGTAAAATTGCTAGTTGGCTGTTCgttaatgtaatgaaatgaaaagtgaaaatgatgtATAATTTAACCACATGGATCAgtaatcaaataaaagcagTCTCATCAGTACTCATCACAATAGACAATTAGTGTACTTGTGCTTTGAGCTATAATTTGCTTTAGAGGGGACATTTCATAGCCAACTTGATACGCAGTCCAAGCTAATTATTCTCAGTATTTGGAAGTTAATTCAGagcatttcaaacaaaaaggtGCTAGAAATACAGTTTCTATCaccattattatttttagtcctTTGGAAACCAGCTGATGCCTTATTTGAGCTTCTGAGttttgaaaaagacaagaaaacacacttgAGGGAGGAGAACTGAAAGAGTGccaaaaatgttattattactgtaatTCCTACCTCCTCAGGAGACCAGCTAATGCCCTGTTTGAGCCTCTGTGTGGTGAACCAGACTTTGATTTGCTCCTCTGGATGTTTGGAGGCTGCGGTGAGCCAGGAGAGCTCAGCCTGTGTTGGGTAGGGGAACTTGTTGAAGGAAGAGATGAGTGTCAGGTTGTCGTCCAGCGAAGGgttgtatttggttgtgttgaGGGGCACTGCGATCTTCGGCACCTGAAATAATACAGGCATGGCGACTGAATGACTTTTCGGTTCTTGTGTTGACAAAAAAGCATTACATTTAGCACGGTGGATattaaaaacttaataaaatctttattttatgGGTCTGCAATTTCCTGATAACGCCCTGATAAATCCTGAAAAGAACTACTAATAATTTGATACCAATtatgtggaaaacaaaaaaaaaggaaagaaaaaaaagcaagcaaatattatttcataatCAATGTATTATTGTTAACTCTATCCTCCATATGTTAAATTATATGCTTGCCTTGTGGACAAATTTCCCATTCCTGCATGTTgagctgacctgctgtgcactgactaaCAGACTCTCTAGGTTACACAAGCAAATCATTGAAATTAATTAACTGAAGTGCGCCaattgtctctttctcccttatAATTAGCACAAAATTGcatagttctttccaggaaacttacTAAGAAATAAAAgacccataaaataaagtattaacagcattaaaatgttaatttaacaAATTGCCAACTTCTCCCCTTTTAAAAGCTGCCTCTCAATGAGGTGCGAggatttaaaggaatactttttAGGACGACATTTTGGGTATTTGGTTTTCTGTTGCGAGCAAGATGAGAAGAacaacaccactctcatgtttgtaggctaaatatgtagctggagccaggacagttagcttagtttagcataaagactggaagcaggtggaaataactagcttggctctgtccaaaggtaaaaaaagaaaaaacaaccctACCAccatctctaaagctcaccaattaacatgttatttcttgtttgtttattccgTACAAAAACTAAATTGTGAAAACGTGGATATAACAGAGGCAGGTTAGACGTTTCCCCCTGCTAGCCTTTATGCAAAggtttagcgtacagacatgagaggggtatcaattttctcatccaactcttgtCAAGAAAGCAAAGTGTATTTACCAAACTATTAATTTGAACGTGCaacaatacataaaataaaatgaaaactccTCGCTCCACTGTGCGTCCTACCTGGGTATAGTTTAGAGGCCGCTGTAGGGAAGGCATGATGTGAGAAAGGCTGTCTGCTTTGAGTAGACTTGACTCAGGGATGATGACCGTCCCGTTCACGTTGACTGCTGTGATTGGTTTCTTTGTCAGATCACATGTCAGTTTACACAACTGGGACTCTGTCCGTTTATCTGACGACATTATTTTTGGTTTACCGATCTTGACTGTGGTGGGTTTGCTGAGTGGCAGAGTGCCTAGTTCGTCCCCTTTGCCAGAAATGGCACTGGAAGTGTTGTAAATGACTGCATTGTTGCTGCAGCCCTCTATTGTCTGTTCTAAGATTGTCTGATTGTTCATTTTGATGCGTTTGAATTTAAAGTTGCTCTCCCCTGGGTGACACCTCTCGTTGTGTTCCGTCAGGGTGTCAAACTTCTTTGTGTTGAAGTTGCAGACAGCACACAGGTACAGGGGGTTGAGGATGACATTAGGGTGGTTGGCGTCGACGTGTTCTTTGAAAGTGTTGAGGTTCTGTGTGGAGAAGGGGCAGTATTTACACTCGTAGCCCCCCTGCTGCCTACGCTGTGGTTTGGAAAGGTCTGGTGGCTCGGTTGCTGGTTTGTCTGGAGCTGTGGGAGGCTCCGAGGCCTTGCCCATCAGGTCCAATTCCACAGAAGGCTCTGCCTCTGTTGAGAGATCAGTTTCCATAGGTCCCTCCTCAGTATGGTTCTCCATTGTTGTCTGATGGAGGAAGAAGGCAGTTTTCAGATAAAAAGGACACAACAAGAAATGGCATTTTTTAATTAACCCTGTACACATCAATATATTAATTGTGTTTGCATCATCTGAGATTTATGAATCATTCTGAAATCAGAACACATCCACTGAAACAcccacaaaaacaagaaaatgtatcCAAGACAAAAGGATTAGGATAAATCAAAATGTtaggaacaacaacaaattgtTCAAAAATGACTTCATGAATTTAACCCAAAGGGTATTTCTGTCATACATACAATGGGGGTATGTATGTAGAAtaacaaaaactataaaaaacaaGCTATAGAATCATTCAAATCCTCACAGGGAAGTGTGAATCTATTGATTCGTATTGATAGTGTACCTCCATGTCGTGCGATTCCTCTGCCTCATCATCCAGCTCCACCATGGTCTGGTGTGGTCGGATCATACAGGGAGTGGAGGCCTTCCGTCGACTGGACATGATGACAGTAGATCCTGGGTTTCTCTGGGTGGACAGCTGTCCTCACTTGGTGCCTGTGCTTGGCCAGTGA harbors:
- the zhx2a gene encoding zinc fingers and homeoboxes protein 2a, whose protein sequence is MSSRRKASTPCMIRPHQTMVELDDEAEESHDMETTMENHTEEGPMETDLSTEAEPSVELDLMGKASEPPTAPDKPATEPPDLSKPQRRQQGGYECKYCPFSTQNLNTFKEHVDANHPNVILNPLYLCAVCNFNTKKFDTLTEHNERCHPGESNFKFKRIKMNNQTILEQTIEGCSNNAVIYNTSSAISGKGDELGTLPLSKPTTVKIGKPKIMSSDKRTESQLCKLTCDLTKKPITAVNVNGTVIIPESSLLKADSLSHIMPSLQRPLNYTQVPKIAVPLNTTKYNPSLDDNLTLISSFNKFPYPTQAELSWLTAASKHPEEQIKVWFTTQRLKQGISWSPEEVEEARKKMFNGTISSVPQTFTVVTPQLNSQSSAHLSAPTAASKHMHPAASVLQSLPCQLLGQTSLVLTPVANGSTVTCAPLALTVANQVAQSLKRPLASPVIATESKRPSIIQTISAPMATSKLVSPKVLSFTVDPNKTAEQLSVLRSSYTQCPFPEEDEIYRLIETTGLSRGEIKKWFSEQRLLNLKGVPPPPVLVKAEATPAPKDGPVKKVVPSQFPLLERVKGKSSEQLKALEESFQRSSSPTEADLDQLAQETRLSKTEVDCWFSERRGLRDNMEKALLTMASKNTEDRVERPGALLNGASHREQDGKPLRSSPHPPVLSSSSSSPPVLAASSPHPPTLSCSASPPILTSSSSSSPHPPILSASTSPAPITSRSLALLREMFCRTQWPSPEEYSQLEVQTSLGRTDIVRWFKDHRSALKNGETLEWMEGLQNQNLAEQQKTGQEQNGQSSEKKQSVSLEVKAVKVEEAGENTAAATEHSKLTDQDKVQWLTDRLAHSVTDLSRTRPDQTSSSTADKGRWVKVTVAVGEESEEGVERQRLATDTDVLTLEQPERVTG